GGCTGAGTGCTATAAATTATTGGAGAGAGGCTGGAGCATCAATGATGTGAGGAATCACATGATTAAGGTCATTGACGCAGCAAGCCAATTCATAAAAAGGGGAGAGGCAATTGGCATAGGAGAGATTGGTCGACCTCATTGGGATGTCAATAATGATATAATTGAGTTATGTAATGATATAATACTATATGCTATGGAAACTGCAAGAGATATTAATGCAGTAGTGCACCTACACTTAGAGCGTAAAGGAAGAGAAACCGTTGATTCTATAAAAATACTAGCCGACAAAGCAAACATAGCCAAGGAAAAAGTCGTACTTCACCACGCGGCGCCAGACATGGTCGGCATAGGAGCCTCATATGGATTCTCACCATCAGTGCCAATAGGTAGAAAAGGAGAATTTGATGCTGCCATACAATTAGGCCCCATCTTCGTCGTTGAGAGCGATTTTGCAGATGACCCAAAAAGAACAGGCAGCGTTATACCACCATGGACGCTGGCCAAGAAGCTTAAGAATTACGTGGAAAGGGGTATAGTAAGAGAGGAATTCATTGACTCTATCTGCAAAACAAATATGGAGAAAATATATGGAATAACCCTCTAATTCATCAAATAATTGATTCTTTCCATAGTTAGGGTTTTTCCTGCACCTCTCCGCCATATAGATGGGACTTTATCCTTAACTACTTTACTGACCTCCTCCCCGCCCTGAAGAGGGTTGTTGTTTCGCGCGAAGGGTTAAATAATTTAATAATTTAATGCATCCATTTTCTAATGTTTCGTATATATACTTGTAAATCCTCTTCTTTTATATCTTCACTTGAGATACATTCATCATCTATACAATACATGACGGCTGGCTCCGGCTCCAGTAATTCGCCGGTGAGGCTGTTCATATTCATTGACACTATTAGTTCATCGATTGGAACCTTACTTATGACGAGTCCACCTTTTCGCGTGATCCTATATGCACGCAATTCCTTTATGTACTTGCCATTCCTTTTCATGCTAGTAAGGCTTCGAAGAACCATTATCAGAANCCCATCATGAAGCGAATCAATAACTACGTCGGAGAAGAATTCCGTATCATGCTTATTCTCGAATTGCAGATAACCGTTATATTTCCTAAGCCGCCATTTGCTTGCTTCCCCCCTTGACGTGAGTAATGTTAAGTGAGCCCTAGTATATACGTGTCTCTCTAATTCATCTAATATAGCCTTGACCACCTTATCCATGGATATAAAAAGCCATCTTACTTAATAAACGTAGTGATCTCTTGACATAACCAAGGCAAAGCAAATCTTTCGCCCAGCATTTACCTCTTCATCAAGCCATAAATGTGGGAATTTTCTTAATTGATGATGGGAAGTAAACCGTATTTACATAGAATTGAGCTGATACTTTAATGAAGTGAGAATATTTTTAAACAGAAAAACGGACAACTTCCTATGGCTGATGATGCCCAACCGAAAGAGCTGGATAAGTTGAAGGAATTATCCCATAAGAAGCCAGAGCTAAGTAAAGAGCAGGTTAAGTTATTGAGATTGAGGTTACTTATGGAGAGACGAGAACCAAGGTGGATGAGGATGAATTCATGGCTAAACAGGAAGCTGCAGAATGGATGGCGCAGACCGAAGTCCCTTGACAATAAGATAAAGAAGCAACGCAAGGGTTATCCACCATTAGTTAAGGCTGGCTATGGTAAACCGAGATTGGTAAGGGGACTTCATCCCACCGGATATGAGGAAGTGATAATTCATAATGTTAGGGAATTGGATTCAGTTGATCCACGGAAACAAGCTGTTAGGATAGCGGCAACCGTTGGGTTAAGAAAGAGAATAGAAATAATTAGAAAAGCCTCTGAGAAGGGCATTAGAATACTTAATTTAACAAAGAACGCCCTTGACCGTTTAACGCAATAAGAAGCAAGCAAAAACAAANCCCAATACATAACTATTACGGGAAGCACTGAACCTCAATGTTCTTTATTATTTAGGGACCGGAAATTCCAAATTGTTAGAATCTCACTAAGATTTCCAAGCAGAGGCGTTATTTTATGTGGATTGCGATTAAAATAATAGTGGTTCGTTTAGCTTAGTTTGACGTATTTACTCAGAGTTGGTATAGTGAATTCAAGGCCTAAACTCTTTAAGGTGGATATAGTTGGCACTCCATTCTCATCCCATCCACGTTGCCTATAGTACTCCTTAAGCATTGAATCATATGCATCAAGCCTAAGCTTAGCTCCGCGAAGTGGACCTTTACTGAGAGGTTGCTCGAACCACTTTCTTGGTGGGTAGTCGTACTCCTTGCTCCATCCTCCGTACTCCCTTATCCAGAAAGCCCGTATCAACGTATATATTCTGTCAGCCAAAGTGATTAAATTCAGATCAGTGCCTGTGGCTGCCTTGAATAATTTTGAATACCAATCCAGCTCTAAACCAACCTCTACCCAAGGGAACCTGCAGCCAACCATGGATTCAAACCAGCCGCCCCTTATTCTTTGCAGTTCAATTACCTTGGCGGCTTTCTCCGGAGAGTAACTGTCTCTTCCGGTCTGTACTTCCCATGATATAACCCATGAGTCCTTATGGCTAGCGCCTATGGGCGATGTGCCAAATGCGAGAGCCATGCCTGGGGCCGCATGGCAATCATACGCGCTGACCTCTAGCCCTTTAACACTCATTGAGAATTTCCAAGAATCATGACCGATCCTCTGCGCAGCTATTCTGGAACCCTCCGCTAGTAATTGACCTAACTCGCTTGACCTATTAGCTATCTCAGCCACGGCTCTGGCGGCGGCCTTGACATCGCCCCATTCAAGCCCATTATCGCCCTTAAGCAAGCCCTTCTCTGTAGCCTC
Above is a genomic segment from Thermocladium sp. ECH_B containing:
- a CDS encoding deoxyribonuclease — encoded protein: MFISDNHGHVNPVNGLGPKIVAKRFAEKGGSFMVIVSLLPSDFGLNAGDINDVEKLYRLTIESSRLVSESGVKSVPVIGLHPAECYKLLERGWSINDVRNHMIKVIDAASQFIKRGEAIGIGEIGRPHWDVNNDIIELCNDIILYAMETARDINAVVHLHLERKGRETVDSIKILADKANIAKEKVVLHHAAPDMVGIGASYGFSPSVPIGRKGEFDAAIQLGPIFVVESDFADDPKRTGSVIPPWTLAKKLKNYVERGIVREEFIDSICKTNMEKIYGITL